One Candidatus Sulfurimonas baltica DNA segment encodes these proteins:
- a CDS encoding helix-turn-helix transcriptional regulator, producing the protein MDNENKIIEMLEKEYKAFLLSKKQVAKIMGISLSSVDNLLSSDSNKLPEYIKMGDGLKSSIRFSVVCVAKFLSRSNEA; encoded by the coding sequence ATGGATAACGAAAATAAAATTATAGAGATGCTAGAAAAAGAATATAAAGCTTTTTTATTATCAAAAAAGCAAGTTGCAAAAATAATGGGTATCAGTTTGAGCTCAGTAGATAATTTATTGTCATCTGATTCAAATAAATTACCAGAATATATAAAAATGGGGGATGGTTTAAAAAGTTCTATTCGCTTCAGTGTTGTTTGTGTTGCGAAATTTTTAAGTAGAAGCAATGAAGCATAA
- a CDS encoding tyrosine-type recombinase/integrase, which produces MITSKRFTGVQLNHLKNGTDITYYINYFDTDLKKNVQLKVGKRSEGINEVFCKNMRSDILNKIRLGDKSVSQFRKTNPITLDTHASTYFQHLRDKEASEKSTKNEENRYKNHLNKPLGSKSLAKITTDDVNALTKNKRSAGLSNATIKHIHALLSVIISYSIKSGGYTGYNIMQSININKVKIDNARERFLSAPEVKTLLSDKEIVGNPLLSTFCKFALSSGSRLSTLLSIRRKDINSDTGILTLKDEKNGSTYSGFIAKNLFNNDITFLDKLKPNDFVISTNGLKTGQTVIQKPLRSILNRLFNENLDSNDRKNRVVIHSLRHTFASLLAINGTPIYTIQILLNHAQVTTSQRYAKLAPDSGSNFVQALYI; this is translated from the coding sequence ATGATTACATCAAAACGTTTTACAGGGGTACAATTAAACCACCTTAAAAACGGCACAGACATCACATACTATATTAATTATTTTGATACAGATCTGAAAAAAAATGTACAATTAAAAGTGGGAAAACGCTCAGAAGGTATCAATGAGGTATTTTGTAAAAATATGAGAAGTGATATTTTAAATAAAATAAGACTAGGAGATAAATCTGTAAGTCAGTTTAGAAAGACTAACCCCATAACGTTAGATACACACGCAAGTACATACTTTCAGCACCTTAGAGATAAAGAAGCTTCAGAGAAATCGACTAAGAATGAAGAAAATAGATATAAAAACCATCTTAACAAGCCATTGGGTTCTAAGTCTTTAGCAAAAATAACCACAGATGATGTTAATGCTCTAACTAAAAACAAAAGGAGTGCTGGTCTTAGCAATGCAACAATTAAACATATTCATGCCTTATTATCTGTAATTATTTCATACAGCATTAAATCTGGCGGCTATACAGGTTATAATATTATGCAGTCTATCAATATAAACAAAGTGAAAATCGACAATGCTAGGGAGCGATTTTTAAGTGCACCAGAAGTCAAAACCCTACTTTCAGATAAAGAGATAGTAGGAAATCCGCTACTAAGCACCTTTTGTAAATTTGCACTAAGCAGTGGATCAAGATTAAGCACACTTCTTTCTATAAGACGCAAAGATATAAACTCAGATACAGGTATTTTAACTCTTAAAGATGAAAAGAATGGCTCTACTTATTCTGGCTTTATTGCAAAAAATTTATTTAATAATGACATTACATTTTTAGACAAACTAAAACCTAACGATTTTGTAATTAGTACCAACGGATTAAAAACAGGACAAACAGTAATCCAAAAACCATTACGCTCTATTTTAAACCGTCTTTTTAATGAAAACCTAGATAGTAACGATAGGAAGAACAGAGTTGTTATCCATAGTTTAAGACATACTTTTGCTTCTCTTTTAGCTATTAATGGGACGCCAATTTATACGATTCAAATTCTGTTAAATCATGCCCAAGTCACAACTTCACAGCGTTATGCAAAGCTAGCACCCGATAGTGGATCAAATTTCGTGCAAGCGCTTTACATATGA
- a CDS encoding bifunctional 3,4-dihydroxy-2-butanone 4-phosphate synthase/GTP cyclohydrolase II → MTPIQRVLEAIDEIKKGKMVIMCDDEDRENEGDLVYASAFSTPAHVNFMATHARGLICVALSKAIATRLELNPMISSNTSSYETAFTVSVDAKNALTGISASERDDTIKILANPISHADDLVKPGHIFPLIAKDGGTLVRTGHTEGSVDLCRLAGLSESSVICEIIKEDGTMARRDDLDIFGEKHNLKTVFISDIVEYRLANERLVNETDVQEIEFFGTKVKQHTFTDHDRVEHTAIVFHNAGAVANVRVHNVIPDIELLLNQKKYNNLVSSIEYLKLNSGVLVFINKTNHQDNAAMKEIGTGAQILKSLGISKMNLLTSLKQTEFVGLGGFGLEVNEVIDI, encoded by the coding sequence ATGACACCTATACAAAGAGTATTAGAAGCAATTGATGAAATTAAAAAGGGTAAAATGGTCATCATGTGTGATGATGAAGATAGAGAAAATGAGGGTGATTTAGTTTATGCCTCTGCTTTTTCAACTCCTGCGCATGTAAACTTTATGGCTACACATGCGAGAGGACTTATCTGCGTTGCTCTTAGTAAGGCCATAGCTACTAGACTTGAACTTAACCCAATGATAAGTTCAAATACATCCTCATATGAGACAGCTTTTACTGTGTCAGTTGATGCAAAAAATGCTTTAACCGGTATATCGGCTTCTGAGAGAGATGATACTATTAAGATTTTAGCAAATCCGATTAGTCATGCGGACGATTTGGTTAAACCGGGTCATATTTTCCCCCTTATTGCTAAAGATGGCGGTACTCTTGTAAGAACTGGTCACACAGAAGGTTCTGTAGATTTATGTCGTTTAGCTGGACTTAGTGAGTCTTCTGTTATATGTGAAATCATTAAAGAAGATGGAACAATGGCTAGACGTGATGATTTGGATATTTTTGGTGAGAAGCATAATCTTAAAACAGTTTTCATATCTGATATTGTTGAGTACCGTTTAGCAAACGAGAGGCTTGTAAATGAGACAGACGTTCAGGAGATAGAGTTCTTTGGCACTAAAGTCAAGCAACACACTTTCACAGATCATGACAGAGTAGAGCATACTGCTATTGTATTTCACAATGCAGGAGCTGTTGCAAATGTTAGGGTTCACAATGTTATACCAGATATAGAACTTCTTTTAAATCAAAAAAAATACAATAATCTTGTATCTTCTATAGAGTACTTAAAACTAAACAGCGGAGTTTTAGTCTTTATAAATAAAACAAATCATCAAGACAACGCTGCCATGAAAGAGATAGGTACCGGTGCTCAAATACTAAAAAGTCTTGGAATCTCAAAGATGAATTTACTAACATCTTTAAAACAGACTGAGTTTGTAGGTTTGGGCGGATTTGGATTAGAAGTTAATGAGGTAATTGATATATAA
- a CDS encoding FAD:protein FMN transferase: MSKIVLLFFVLVLFLEAETISRTQIIMSTFITISVEEKNKNYIENGFNIIKDVDNSISSYNPNSIIYELNKNLFKIGLDEYSYEALKLSQRYYKRTDGYFDITIGSITKSLYRFGEEQRVATRKELSGAIVKIQGLHVEKEKACIEYGMQVDLGGMGKGFAVDKVAEYFRNKDIENATIRASGDIRCLSTCSIHVQDPFSETHLLSFETSKKDLGITTSGNYNRYVKTTKNNHLINPKLKAPQTKFISITLIGSMPSADLDAYATAASVMPTNKAYKFLDSLGVGYIVMQSDKKIIISKNISKFTKNLLINNAVKD; encoded by the coding sequence ATGTCTAAAATAGTTTTACTTTTCTTTGTTTTAGTACTCTTTTTAGAGGCTGAAACAATCTCTCGCACTCAAATAATCATGTCAACATTTATAACAATATCAGTAGAAGAAAAAAATAAAAACTACATTGAAAATGGTTTTAATATTATAAAAGATGTAGACAACTCTATATCTTCATACAATCCAAATTCTATAATTTATGAACTAAATAAAAATTTATTTAAAATAGGTTTAGACGAGTATAGCTACGAAGCGCTGAAACTGAGTCAAAGATACTATAAACGGACAGATGGTTACTTTGATATAACAATCGGTTCTATTACAAAATCTCTATATAGATTTGGAGAAGAGCAAAGAGTGGCTACAAGAAAAGAGTTGAGTGGCGCAATAGTTAAAATACAAGGGCTACATGTAGAAAAAGAAAAAGCTTGTATTGAGTACGGTATGCAGGTTGATTTGGGTGGAATGGGCAAAGGTTTCGCCGTTGACAAAGTGGCAGAATATTTTAGAAACAAAGATATTGAAAATGCAACTATTCGTGCTAGCGGAGATATAAGATGTTTATCTACATGTAGCATACATGTACAAGACCCTTTTAGTGAGACTCATCTTTTATCATTTGAGACAAGCAAAAAAGATTTAGGTATAACAACAAGCGGAAATTATAACAGGTATGTAAAAACTACTAAGAATAATCACTTAATAAATCCAAAGCTAAAAGCACCACAGACTAAGTTTATATCTATAACATTGATTGGAAGTATGCCTAGCGCTGATTTAGATGCTTATGCGACAGCTGCAAGTGTAATGCCGACCAATAAGGCGTATAAGTTTTTAGACTCTCTTGGTGTAGGTTATATTGTGATGCAGAGCGATAAGAAGATTATAATAAGTAAAAATATATCTAAGTTTACAAAAAATCTACTCATAAATAATGCTGTAAAAGATTAG
- a CDS encoding FMN-binding protein, producing the protein MKQIFILLLILLTTNLSAKMLISPYDAMIAAYGETSEISKKNIVLKNTQAKKISQDAKVKLYSKIIRVFTAKKDNELLGHGILISRTMRTKTVVVLYIITKDSVLKSSEIIAFNEPMEYLPSKTWLKQFENLSTDKRLRVSKDIPTITGATLTARGLVDGSRVAFAFYEEMLKGK; encoded by the coding sequence ATGAAACAAATTTTTATACTTTTACTTATACTTTTAACAACTAACTTAAGCGCTAAAATGCTTATTTCGCCTTATGATGCAATGATAGCTGCTTATGGTGAGACAAGCGAAATAAGTAAAAAAAACATTGTATTAAAAAACACTCAAGCTAAAAAAATCTCTCAAGATGCAAAAGTTAAACTTTATAGTAAAATCATTAGAGTTTTTACAGCTAAAAAAGACAATGAGCTACTAGGACATGGCATCTTAATAAGCAGAACTATGAGAACAAAAACCGTAGTAGTTTTATATATAATCACTAAAGATTCTGTTTTAAAGAGTAGTGAAATAATCGCTTTTAATGAGCCAATGGAGTACCTTCCTTCAAAAACTTGGCTTAAACAGTTTGAAAATCTATCTACTGACAAAAGACTTAGAGTCTCTAAAGATATCCCTACTATTACCGGTGCTACACTTACTGCTAGAGGATTAGTGGATGGTTCAAGAGTTGCCTTCGCTTTTTATGAAGAGATGCTAAAAGGTAAATAA
- a CDS encoding porin, with product MKLLNNKLGLSVATALLLSTSAFADTASDIAELKKEIADLKELSRTLVDETSDLKTGFNYTKVDSTKSYSGMGAAASKVYYSKSPLSIGGYGKMDYYHKSKEGSKNADNIDVYRFIPYIGYKFTDNIIMNAEIEFEHGGAEDGATGDGYVIIEFMYLDFLFNENINLRVGNMLVPMGLVNERHEPTLFTTVQRPNTSKKLIPSTWHENGLMAYGNITDDLSYKVGGFSALQLERGSKEGNNWLRESRLGSFRADEKTERLGLAVVTRVDYTGINGLLVGASAYLDSDVTMADVHFDYSIDAFRAYGVYTQTNRSGARTYGWDHDDDLLTPNKIVNEAKKAKGGFINLGYDVLSLTQSKNKMPVFVQYETVSAQDELHGGDSVDSTDTITVGINYFPHEQVVLKADYAMEKDNGNPLNNEDETNIFSLSMGFIF from the coding sequence ATGAAATTATTAAATAACAAATTAGGATTAAGTGTAGCAACAGCACTTTTACTTTCAACTTCTGCATTTGCAGATACAGCTTCAGACATAGCAGAGTTAAAAAAAGAGATAGCAGATCTTAAAGAGCTTTCAAGAACTTTGGTTGATGAGACAAGTGATCTTAAAACTGGTTTTAACTATACTAAAGTAGATTCTACTAAATCATACAGCGGTATGGGTGCAGCAGCTTCTAAAGTATACTACTCTAAATCTCCACTAAGTATCGGTGGTTATGGAAAGATGGATTACTACCACAAGTCAAAAGAAGGCTCAAAAAATGCTGATAATATTGATGTTTACAGATTTATCCCTTATATAGGTTATAAGTTTACAGATAACATCATTATGAATGCTGAAATAGAGTTTGAGCATGGTGGTGCCGAAGATGGTGCTACTGGTGATGGTTATGTAATCATTGAGTTTATGTACCTTGACTTTCTTTTCAATGAAAACATAAACCTAAGAGTTGGTAATATGCTAGTGCCAATGGGGCTAGTAAATGAGAGACATGAACCAACACTTTTTACTACTGTTCAAAGACCAAATACATCTAAAAAACTAATTCCTTCTACTTGGCATGAAAACGGTCTAATGGCATATGGTAATATCACAGATGATTTATCATATAAAGTTGGTGGTTTTTCTGCTCTACAATTAGAAAGAGGATCTAAAGAAGGTAATAATTGGTTAAGAGAAAGTCGTCTTGGTTCATTTAGAGCAGATGAAAAAACTGAAAGATTAGGACTAGCTGTTGTTACAAGAGTTGACTATACTGGAATCAATGGTTTGCTTGTTGGTGCTTCTGCTTATTTAGATTCAGATGTAACTATGGCTGATGTTCATTTTGATTATAGCATAGACGCTTTTAGAGCTTATGGTGTTTATACACAAACTAATCGCTCAGGTGCTAGAACTTATGGTTGGGATCATGATGATGATCTTTTAACACCAAATAAAATTGTGAATGAAGCAAAAAAAGCAAAAGGTGGTTTTATAAATCTTGGTTATGATGTACTATCATTAACACAGTCTAAAAATAAAATGCCTGTTTTTGTTCAGTACGAAACGGTATCTGCGCAAGACGAATTACACGGTGGAGATTCAGTTGATTCTACAGATACAATCACTGTAGGTATCAACTACTTCCCACATGAACAAGTTGTACTTAAAGCTGATTATGCAATGGAAAAAGATAATGGTAACCCTCTTAATAATGAAGATGAGACAAATATCTTTAGTCTTTCTATGGGTTTCATTTTCTAA
- a CDS encoding DUF695 domain-containing protein, with amino-acid sequence MRETFSRLEDNEVVNIEVYLDAKEHKEDCPWIFSVFIKFDAINDELDSFFETKESLIIALELENRAYYVGNRIVGEWSEVYFYASDTKKLDSIVTEILKPTGYIYESNAARDKDWQFFDFNIFPTDLELCLMQSEHIISLMKEEGDDKSISREVEHYASFDTFTQKERFIKKALTCGFTFKDDISSEELEYGVALTKEHSLNEDELREVIAPLLESIKEEHGEYELWSTILVETQS; translated from the coding sequence ATGAGAGAAACATTTAGTAGATTAGAAGATAACGAAGTTGTTAATATAGAAGTATATTTGGATGCCAAAGAGCATAAAGAGGATTGTCCTTGGATATTTAGTGTTTTTATAAAGTTTGACGCAATTAATGATGAACTTGATTCATTTTTTGAGACTAAAGAGTCTCTTATTATTGCATTAGAGCTTGAAAACAGAGCATATTATGTTGGAAATAGAATAGTTGGCGAGTGGAGTGAAGTCTACTTTTATGCATCCGATACAAAAAAGTTAGACTCTATAGTGACAGAAATATTAAAACCGACAGGCTACATATATGAGAGCAATGCTGCAAGAGATAAAGATTGGCAGTTCTTTGATTTCAATATTTTTCCAACCGACTTAGAACTCTGTTTAATGCAGAGTGAGCATATTATCTCTCTTATGAAAGAAGAGGGTGATGATAAATCTATCTCTAGAGAAGTAGAGCACTATGCTTCATTTGATACTTTTACGCAAAAAGAGAGATTTATTAAAAAAGCTTTAACATGCGGATTTACTTTTAAAGATGATATTAGCAGTGAAGAGCTTGAGTATGGAGTGGCATTAACAAAAGAGCATAGTCTAAACGAAGATGAACTAAGAGAGGTGATAGCTCCATTATTGGAGTCTATAAAAGAAGAACATGGCGAGTACGAACTTTGGAGTACAATATTAGTTGAGACTCAAAGCTAG
- a CDS encoding MFS transporter, producing MRDMFRVAGVVNYLLVIFLNAFTDLGHKIIVQNTVFKVYDGSTQIVLTAIVNSLMLLPFILMFSPAGFLADKFPKNLIMKYASISAVFITLLITYSYYQGWFLVAFALTFLLALQSAIYGPAKYGYIKELVGLKFISAGNGAVQAITTSAILIGIIFYTALFEGMIGDVIYTKEEILKVIAPLGWLLVLGSVIEWYLASKLPNKMIEKSARKFRFKRYVFGAYLKKNMIMIKRKKEIFDNIIALGLFWSISQVILAIFGEYAKSELGITNALVVQGIMSLAVFGIVFGSILAANFSKYYINTGLSALSAIGITLVVLSIPFTTSVIFLAIEFILFGIFSGLLMVPLNAKIQYLSPNVHLGTILAGNNFIQTIFMFVFLMITTLFAYFGANAKILFYIMAIVGLYLSVMLFRRYFVMLFWVIFELMLKSRHSYKYVGLENIPKDKGALLMGNHVSWVDWLIVQLPIERRINYMIDKDIYNWKYCNAIFKKADLIPLSSKASKNSFFEASNRLKNGRIIAIFPEGQISRNSDVAKFYRGYEFIDRNGVDIVPFYIDGVFGSIFSRHNGKTKKSFFKKREITVYFGKPISDEIKADELRNKIIKLKGI from the coding sequence ATGAGAGATATGTTTAGAGTTGCCGGTGTTGTAAACTATCTTTTAGTTATATTTTTAAATGCTTTTACAGATTTAGGACATAAAATAATAGTTCAAAATACTGTCTTTAAAGTTTATGACGGAAGCACTCAGATAGTCTTAACAGCAATAGTAAATTCACTTATGCTCCTTCCGTTTATCTTAATGTTCTCTCCAGCAGGTTTTTTAGCAGATAAGTTTCCTAAAAATTTAATTATGAAATACGCTTCAATATCTGCTGTCTTTATAACACTTTTGATTACCTACTCATACTACCAAGGGTGGTTTTTAGTCGCATTTGCTTTAACTTTTCTATTGGCTCTTCAAAGTGCAATATATGGACCTGCTAAGTATGGATATATAAAAGAGCTGGTCGGCCTAAAGTTTATAAGTGCTGGAAATGGGGCGGTTCAAGCCATAACTACATCAGCAATACTGATAGGCATTATTTTTTACACTGCACTCTTTGAAGGTATGATCGGTGATGTTATTTACACAAAAGAGGAGATTTTAAAAGTAATAGCACCTCTTGGGTGGCTTTTAGTCTTAGGTTCAGTTATTGAATGGTATTTGGCTTCTAAACTTCCAAATAAAATGATTGAAAAAAGTGCCAGAAAATTTAGATTTAAGAGGTACGTATTTGGTGCATATTTAAAGAAAAACATGATTATGATAAAAAGAAAAAAAGAGATATTTGATAACATTATAGCTCTTGGTCTCTTTTGGTCTATCTCTCAAGTTATTTTAGCAATTTTCGGTGAGTATGCAAAGAGTGAGCTTGGTATTACTAATGCGTTAGTTGTTCAAGGCATTATGTCATTGGCAGTGTTTGGCATAGTGTTTGGTTCAATACTGGCCGCAAACTTTTCAAAATATTATATAAATACAGGGCTATCAGCTCTTAGTGCAATAGGAATTACCCTTGTAGTACTATCAATTCCATTTACAACTTCGGTTATATTTTTAGCGATTGAGTTTATACTCTTTGGTATCTTTTCAGGTCTCTTGATGGTTCCTCTCAATGCAAAAATTCAGTATTTATCACCAAATGTTCATCTGGGCACTATACTCGCCGGAAATAATTTTATACAAACTATTTTTATGTTTGTATTTTTAATGATAACAACACTATTCGCATATTTCGGTGCTAACGCAAAGATACTCTTTTATATTATGGCTATTGTAGGGCTTTATCTTAGTGTAATGCTTTTTAGACGCTACTTTGTAATGCTATTTTGGGTAATTTTTGAGTTAATGTTAAAGAGTCGTCACAGTTATAAATATGTAGGATTAGAAAATATTCCAAAAGATAAAGGTGCGCTTCTTATGGGTAACCATGTAAGCTGGGTAGATTGGCTGATTGTTCAACTTCCAATAGAGAGAAGGATTAACTATATGATAGATAAAGACATTTATAACTGGAAGTATTGTAACGCTATATTTAAAAAAGCTGACTTAATACCACTTTCATCAAAAGCATCTAAAAATTCTTTTTTTGAGGCTTCAAATAGACTAAAAAATGGTAGAATTATAGCAATATTTCCAGAAGGTCAAATATCTAGAAATTCTGATGTTGCAAAATTTTACAGAGGTTACGAGTTTATTGATAGAAATGGTGTGGATATAGTACCTTTTTATATAGATGGTGTATTTGGAAGTATATTTTCAAGACACAATGGCAAAACGAAAAAAAGTTTTTTCAAAAAAAGAGAAATAACTGTTTACTTTGGAAAGCCTATCTCAGATGAAATTAAAGCGGATGAGCTTAGAAATAAAATTATTAAATTAAAAGGGATATAA
- a CDS encoding saccharopine dehydrogenase family protein: MKTTLIIGAGGVSRVVVYKCVQNSDVFGKIVLASRTLSKCEDIKKELPNANIEVAQVDADSVEELVKLISTCKADIVINVALPYQDLTIMDACVATKTPYLDTANYEHPDEAKFEYKLQWQRDEKFKEAGIMGLLGSGFDPGATNMFCAYAQKHYFDEIHTIDILDCNAGDHGYAFATNFNPEINLREVSSKGRYWENGEWIDTEPMEIKMVWDYPEVGPKDSYLLYHEELESLVKHIKGLKRIRFFMTFGQSYLTHMKCLENVGMLGIKEVEHKGQKIVPMEFLKTLLPDPASLGPRTKGKTNIGIVAEGIKDGVKRKIYIYQVKDHEECFKETNSQGVSYTTGVPAMIGAKLMLKGIWSGQGVFNMEQLDPDPFMVEMNTQGLPWEVKELEI; encoded by the coding sequence ATGAAAACAACACTTATTATTGGAGCAGGCGGAGTTAGCCGTGTAGTTGTATATAAATGTGTGCAAAACAGTGATGTGTTTGGCAAAATTGTACTTGCGAGCAGAACTCTCTCTAAATGTGAAGATATAAAAAAAGAACTACCAAATGCAAATATTGAAGTTGCTCAAGTTGATGCAGATAGTGTTGAAGAATTAGTAAAACTTATCTCTACATGTAAAGCTGATATTGTTATAAATGTAGCTCTACCATACCAAGATTTAACTATTATGGACGCATGTGTTGCTACTAAAACACCTTATTTAGACACAGCAAATTACGAACACCCTGATGAGGCAAAATTTGAATATAAACTTCAGTGGCAAAGAGACGAAAAATTTAAAGAGGCCGGTATTATGGGCTTACTTGGAAGTGGATTTGACCCAGGTGCTACAAATATGTTTTGTGCTTATGCTCAAAAACACTATTTCGATGAGATTCATACTATAGATATTTTAGACTGTAACGCCGGTGACCATGGTTATGCATTTGCTACAAACTTTAATCCAGAGATAAATCTTAGAGAAGTTAGCTCAAAAGGTCGTTACTGGGAAAATGGAGAATGGATAGATACTGAGCCAATGGAGATAAAAATGGTTTGGGACTACCCGGAAGTTGGACCTAAAGATTCATACCTGCTTTACCATGAAGAGTTAGAATCACTTGTTAAACATATTAAAGGTCTTAAGAGAATACGATTTTTTATGACTTTTGGTCAAAGTTATTTAACACATATGAAGTGTTTAGAAAATGTTGGTATGTTGGGAATTAAAGAGGTTGAGCATAAGGGGCAAAAGATAGTTCCAATGGAGTTTTTAAAGACTCTTTTACCAGACCCTGCATCTTTGGGGCCAAGAACTAAAGGCAAAACAAATATAGGTATTGTCGCTGAAGGTATAAAAGATGGAGTTAAAAGAAAAATCTATATCTATCAAGTAAAAGACCATGAAGAGTGTTTTAAAGAGACAAATTCTCAAGGTGTGTCTTATACAACAGGTGTTCCTGCTATGATTGGTGCAAAGTTAATGCTAAAAGGTATTTGGAGTGGGCAGGGAGTATTTAATATGGAACAACTAGACCCAGATCCATTTATGGTTGAGATGAATACTCAAGGTCTTCCTTGGGAAGTTAAAGAGCTAGAAATTTAG
- the nspC gene encoding carboxynorspermidine decarboxylase, which produces MIFNDTTLKTPCYICEEKLLKNNLELLDYVQKQSGAKIILALKGFAMWSTFPLVKQYLKGCTASGLHEALLAREEFAKDDKTKEVHTYSPAFKDEDIDEIARVSDHIVFNSPSQLFKYCNRVKSINPDISLSLRINPEVSSSPKDIYNPCGIYSRLGTTLANFDEGVLEHIDGLNFHALCEQNVDALEEVLVSFEDKFSKYFKGLKYINFGGGHHITKKGYDVEKLICIIKEFKARYDVEVYLEPGEAIGWETGVLVSTVLDIVHNGIDIAILDTSAEAHMPDTLAMPYRADVRGSGEAGEKKYNYRLGGNTCLAGDIMGDYSFDEPLKLGDRIIFEDQIHYTFVKNTTFNGIKLPSLAILKEDNTLHVVKEFGYEEYKSRLS; this is translated from the coding sequence ATGATATTTAATGATACAACTCTAAAAACACCATGCTATATATGTGAAGAAAAACTTTTAAAAAACAATCTTGAATTACTTGATTATGTACAAAAACAAAGTGGTGCTAAAATCATTTTAGCACTTAAGGGTTTTGCAATGTGGAGTACATTCCCTTTGGTAAAACAATACCTTAAAGGGTGCACAGCAAGCGGACTTCATGAAGCACTTCTAGCCAGAGAAGAGTTTGCCAAAGATGATAAAACCAAAGAAGTTCATACATACTCTCCGGCTTTTAAAGATGAAGACATAGATGAAATTGCAAGAGTTTCAGACCATATTGTCTTTAACTCACCAAGTCAACTCTTTAAATATTGCAACAGAGTTAAGAGCATAAATCCAGATATAAGTTTATCTCTTCGAATAAACCCGGAAGTATCATCCTCTCCAAAAGATATTTACAACCCATGCGGAATTTATAGCCGTTTAGGGACAACTCTGGCAAACTTTGATGAAGGCGTCTTAGAGCATATTGATGGATTGAATTTTCATGCACTGTGTGAGCAGAATGTTGATGCCCTTGAAGAGGTTTTGGTCTCTTTTGAAGATAAGTTTTCAAAATATTTTAAGGGTTTAAAATACATAAATTTTGGCGGTGGACATCATATAACCAAAAAAGGTTATGATGTTGAGAAGTTGATTTGTATTATAAAAGAGTTTAAAGCCAGGTATGATGTAGAGGTATATTTAGAGCCTGGAGAGGCTATTGGCTGGGAAACAGGAGTATTGGTTAGTACTGTTTTAGATATCGTTCACAATGGTATAGATATAGCGATACTTGATACTTCGGCAGAGGCACATATGCCTGATACGTTAGCTATGCCTTATCGTGCGGATGTAAGAGGAAGCGGTGAAGCAGGTGAAAAAAAATATAATTACAGACTAGGCGGCAATACATGCTTGGCCGGTGATATAATGGGCGATTACTCTTTTGATGAGCCGTTGAAACTTGGAGACAGGATAATCTTTGAAGACCAGATTCACTATACTTTTGTTAAAAATACAACTTTTAATGGTATTAAACTCCCCTCTTTGGCAATACTAAAAGAAGATAATACTCTGCATGTAGTAAAAGAGTTTGGGTATGAAGAGTATAAAAGTAGATTGTCATAA